A genomic window from Salvia splendens isolate huo1 chromosome 11, SspV2, whole genome shotgun sequence includes:
- the LOC121754588 gene encoding uncharacterized protein LOC121754588 yields the protein MEHLNNIYFILIESVTIIFSWKKLFTQITFATILPLSLLSLLHAHISKLLFSNIQNPSFNNINPNKWRVFLFNAAYIVLFLALSLVSTTAVVEAVARVYTSSEPRFTEVMRVALKVWKRVTATLLWSLLLLVSYNAAAFALISPWIPYSLIFFSAYAVGFVYISVVWHLASVVSMLEDRGGADAMIKGMGLVKGRMVISGVVFFLLNLCFVWVEVVFERYVVVGIGRRIGCGIVCLLVFCGITLLGLVTQTVVYFEFKLYHGEIIIIPIANSKDARVDLGDYAPLIRSNEVDRC from the coding sequence ATGGAGCACCTCAATAATATCTACTTCATTTTGATCGAATCTGTGACTATCATATTTTCATGGAAGAAACTCTTCACCCAAATCACCTTTGCCACAATTCTCCCCTTATCTCTCCTATCTCTTCTCCATGCACACATCTCCAAGCTCCTCTTCTCCAACATACAAAACCCCTCTTTTAACAACATTAACCCTAATAAATGGCGGGTTTTTCTCTTCAACGCAGCGTATATTGTCCTCTTCCTCGCGCTCTCCTTGGTCTCCACAACTGCAGTGGTGGAAGCCGTCGCGCGTGTGTACACCTCCAGCGAGCCGCGTTTCACAGAGGTGATGCGTGTGGCGCTCAAGGTTTGGAAAAGGGTCACGGCCACGCTTTTATGGAGTTTATTACTTCTTGTTTCATACAACGCGGCCGCTTTCGCATTGATATCTCCGTGGATTCCGTACAGCCTTATTTTCTTTAGCGCTTACGCGGTAGGGTTCGTGTACATCAGCGTCGTATGGCATCTGGCGAGCGTGGTCTCGATGTTGGAGGACCGAGGAGGGGCGGACGCCATGATCAAGGGCATGGGGCTCGTGAAGGGCAGGATGGTCATTTCAGGTGTTGTATTCTTCTTGCTCAACTTGTGCTTTGTTTGGGTTGAAGTGGTGTTTGAGAGATATGTTGTGGTTGGGATTGGGAGGAGGATTGGATGTGGGATTGTGTGTTTATTGGTGTTTTGTGGGATAACATTGTTGGGGCTTGTTACTCAAACGGTTGTTTATTTTGAGTTCAAGTTGTATCATGGTGAGATTATTATAATCCCAATCGCAAACTCCAAAGATGCAAGAgttgatttgggtgattatgcTCCCTTGATCAGATCTAATGAGGTGGATAGATGTTAA